Proteins from a single region of Dyadobacter fanqingshengii:
- a CDS encoding SDR family oxidoreductase, giving the protein MKNVKTALVAGANGIIGENLIHYLSTLPDWDIIGLSRRGGEPTENISYISVDLTDKADVTAKLADLSNVTHVFYAAYQDRPTWAELVAPNLAMLTNLVQVIENVSPKLEHVSLMQGYKVYGAHLGPFKTPAKEDDAGHMPPEFNVDQQNFLEAAQKGKRWTWSAIRPSVVGGVALGNPMNLAVAIAVYASISKEYNLPLRFPGKTGAYHSLLEMTDATLLVKATVWAATDAKCAKQAFNVNNGDLFRWDDMWPKIARYFGMEVAPPLPMSLAAVMADKEALWKNITQKYGLTAHAYSEVSSWTFSDFVFSWDYDMFADGSKARRFGFHEYVDTEDMFVRIFDELKNKKVIP; this is encoded by the coding sequence ATGAAAAATGTAAAAACAGCACTCGTTGCCGGAGCAAACGGCATTATCGGCGAAAACCTCATTCATTATTTATCGACCCTTCCCGATTGGGACATCATTGGGCTATCCAGGAGAGGCGGAGAGCCAACAGAAAACATTTCCTACATTTCTGTTGACCTCACGGATAAGGCTGATGTAACGGCCAAACTCGCTGATCTTTCAAATGTTACACACGTTTTTTACGCAGCTTATCAAGACCGGCCAACCTGGGCAGAGCTTGTGGCGCCTAATCTTGCCATGCTCACGAACCTGGTGCAGGTGATTGAAAATGTGTCGCCAAAGTTGGAACACGTGAGTTTAATGCAGGGTTATAAGGTTTATGGAGCACATTTGGGCCCGTTCAAAACGCCTGCGAAAGAAGATGACGCGGGCCATATGCCTCCGGAATTTAATGTGGATCAGCAAAATTTTCTTGAAGCAGCTCAAAAAGGCAAACGCTGGACCTGGTCGGCGATCCGGCCTTCGGTTGTAGGAGGCGTTGCGCTGGGGAACCCTATGAACCTGGCCGTAGCCATTGCGGTGTATGCCTCCATTTCCAAAGAATACAATTTGCCGCTCCGCTTTCCCGGAAAAACGGGTGCTTATCATTCATTATTGGAAATGACCGATGCAACGCTCCTGGTAAAAGCAACGGTCTGGGCGGCAACGGACGCGAAATGTGCGAAACAGGCATTTAATGTAAATAATGGGGATCTATTCCGGTGGGATGATATGTGGCCAAAAATTGCCCGCTATTTCGGAATGGAGGTTGCACCACCATTACCCATGTCTCTGGCTGCCGTTATGGCCGATAAGGAGGCGCTTTGGAAAAATATAACTCAGAAATACGGGCTAACAGCTCATGCGTACAGCGAAGTGTCTTCCTGGACTTTCAGTGATTTCGTTTTTTCATGGGATTATGACATGTTTGCAGACGGGTC
- a CDS encoding AraC family transcriptional regulator, whose translation MKRYFQHEFLKVSHFAASHWEHPVHNHNHFEIIFVHKGKGLHCVSGTYIPYDGANLFLLAPCDYHRFEIEEETEFTFVKFSYTYLKSIENIQAVDSWNKDMDQLLIHAQNRSRPLLQTDSEKQKADSLMRLIAQEWKDDKNEGNETIFFLIQAILATIKRNLMPGLTGSGQKHVEKINRVIQYIHEHIYSVEKTQAAHLADIFGFSKHYFGLFFKEQTGFTLREYIAQNKLHLIENRLKYSSFSIKEISNELGFTDLSHFNKFVKQHRGYTPSEFRGKLTKP comes from the coding sequence ATGAAAAGGTATTTTCAGCACGAGTTTCTGAAAGTTTCCCACTTTGCGGCCAGCCATTGGGAACATCCTGTGCACAACCATAATCATTTCGAAATTATATTTGTACATAAAGGAAAGGGCTTGCATTGTGTTTCAGGGACATATATTCCCTATGATGGGGCAAATTTGTTTCTGTTGGCACCCTGCGATTATCACAGGTTTGAAATTGAGGAAGAGACTGAATTTACGTTCGTAAAATTCAGCTATACTTATTTAAAAAGCATTGAGAATATACAAGCGGTTGATAGCTGGAATAAGGATATGGATCAATTGCTGATCCACGCGCAAAACCGATCCAGACCTTTACTACAAACGGATTCTGAAAAACAGAAAGCGGACAGCCTGATGCGGCTCATTGCGCAGGAGTGGAAAGACGATAAAAATGAGGGAAATGAAACCATTTTCTTCCTGATTCAGGCCATTCTTGCGACCATCAAGCGCAATCTGATGCCCGGCCTCACGGGATCAGGGCAAAAGCATGTAGAGAAAATTAACCGCGTCATTCAATATATCCACGAGCATATTTATTCGGTTGAAAAAACGCAAGCAGCGCATTTGGCCGACATTTTTGGCTTTTCAAAGCATTATTTTGGATTGTTTTTTAAGGAGCAAACGGGCTTCACCCTGCGGGAATACATTGCGCAAAACAAGCTGCATTTAATTGAAAACCGGCTGAAATACAGCTCATTTTCGATTAAGGAAATTAGTAATGAGCTGGGATTTACGGATCTGAGCCATTTTAATAAATTTGTGAAGCAGCACCGCGGATACACACCTTCCGAATTCCGTGGCAAACTGACGAAGCCCTAG
- a CDS encoding LacI family DNA-binding transcriptional regulator, producing MRRFATIKDIAKALGISVATVSRALRDAYDVSPQTRKLVLEKAEEMHYKPNFNAMGLVKSSTHKIGVIIPAITNYYFSTVITGIQEVAQSKGYNIILYITNDSPELEKKIVHDLSLSSLDGLLACVSSPSDACKHFQELIDDGLPVVFFDRVPEEIHISKVMQDDYNGAYQAVNHLIEQGYQKIAHITGPKGVFLTENRLRGYQHALRDHNLAFDNDWVVYSGFSQKDGESDVAQLFTENPKWPDAIFAVNDRKAIGAIVALKRKNIRIGAEVGVIGFTNDPICEIISPTLSTVAEPAFEIGRKSCELLLTHIKKTNFTGEEVVLSGELIVRESTSRS from the coding sequence ATGCGCAGGTTTGCCACCATTAAAGACATTGCAAAAGCACTCGGCATATCCGTTGCCACGGTTTCCAGGGCGTTGCGGGATGCCTATGATGTGAGCCCGCAAACGCGCAAGTTGGTGCTGGAAAAAGCCGAGGAAATGCATTATAAGCCTAATTTCAATGCAATGGGCTTGGTGAAAAGCAGCACACATAAGATCGGCGTGATTATTCCGGCCATTACCAATTATTACTTTTCGACGGTCATCACCGGCATTCAGGAAGTGGCTCAGAGTAAGGGTTATAACATCATTTTATACATTACCAATGATTCACCCGAACTGGAAAAGAAGATCGTTCATGATCTATCGCTGAGTAGTCTGGATGGTTTGCTGGCGTGTGTTTCCTCCCCTTCCGACGCTTGCAAACATTTCCAGGAATTGATCGACGACGGGCTGCCGGTCGTGTTTTTCGACCGCGTACCCGAGGAGATCCATATTTCAAAAGTGATGCAAGATGATTATAATGGCGCGTATCAGGCTGTCAATCATCTCATTGAACAAGGTTATCAGAAAATAGCGCATATCACAGGGCCGAAAGGCGTTTTCCTGACCGAAAACCGGCTCCGTGGCTACCAGCACGCATTGCGCGACCATAACCTTGCTTTTGATAATGATTGGGTGGTTTATTCAGGATTTTCCCAAAAAGACGGCGAATCGGATGTTGCACAACTGTTTACAGAAAATCCGAAATGGCCCGACGCTATTTTCGCTGTGAACGATCGGAAAGCGATTGGCGCAATAGTGGCCTTGAAGCGTAAAAATATCCGGATCGGGGCGGAAGTGGGTGTTATCGGTTTTACCAATGATCCGATTTGTGAGATCATTTCTCCCACATTATCAACTGTGGCCGAGCCCGCTTTTGAAATTGGCCGAAAAAGCTGCGAATTGCTGCTTACTCACATTAAGAAGACCAATTTTACCGGTGAGGAAGTTGTGCTTTCCGGTGAGCTGATCGTACGGGAATCTACTTCGCGCAGCTAG
- a CDS encoding Gfo/Idh/MocA family protein, with product MKKRDFLKLTGLSGIGLLNAGYANASPLDLASKTIPSAPKFNMSGYAAPKIETVRIGYIGLGNRGGGAIQRIKKLENVQVTALCDIRTEKAEAAKKTFEGTGHNPKVYSGTADAWKKMCEQENLDLIYICTPWSLHAPMAIHAMEHGKHAAVEIPAAVTVDECWKLVEISEKTKKHCMMLENCCYDFFELLTLNMARQGYFGEIIHAEGAYIHDIYDSFFDKSKRFDLWRLKENQRNGNLYPTHGLGPVAQILDINRGDKMDYLVSMASNDFMLQARAEKLAAEDPEFKQFKGKTFRGNMNTTTIRTAKGKTIMLQHDVTSPRVYSRLHVISGTKGSAQKYPLPEGPAGTPEGRIAQGHEWLKDAEFKALEQEYQPEIVKRIGELAKKVGGHGGMDFLMDWRLIDCLRNGLPLDQDVYDAASWSVIAPLSEWSVAHRSNSIDIPDFTSGAWKSNKPVDIALSQGGNTGVKS from the coding sequence ATGAAAAAAAGAGATTTCCTCAAACTCACCGGATTAAGCGGCATTGGATTGCTGAATGCCGGTTACGCAAACGCTAGCCCGCTCGATCTGGCCTCAAAGACTATTCCGTCTGCTCCAAAATTCAACATGAGCGGTTATGCAGCACCCAAAATCGAAACGGTTCGCATTGGTTACATCGGACTCGGCAACAGAGGCGGCGGAGCTATTCAGCGAATCAAAAAGCTTGAAAATGTACAGGTAACCGCCCTTTGCGACATTAGAACAGAAAAAGCGGAGGCTGCAAAAAAGACTTTTGAAGGCACAGGCCACAATCCCAAAGTGTATTCGGGAACAGCCGACGCCTGGAAAAAAATGTGTGAACAGGAAAATCTTGACCTCATATACATATGCACGCCGTGGAGCCTGCACGCGCCTATGGCCATTCACGCGATGGAACATGGCAAGCACGCAGCCGTGGAAATCCCCGCCGCGGTAACAGTTGACGAATGCTGGAAACTGGTTGAAATATCAGAGAAAACAAAGAAGCATTGCATGATGCTCGAAAACTGCTGCTACGATTTTTTTGAATTGCTAACCCTTAATATGGCCCGACAAGGCTATTTTGGCGAAATCATTCACGCCGAGGGTGCTTATATCCACGACATTTACGATTCATTTTTTGACAAATCCAAACGCTTCGATCTCTGGCGGTTGAAGGAGAACCAGCGCAATGGCAACCTCTATCCGACGCACGGATTAGGGCCTGTGGCTCAGATCCTGGACATTAACCGGGGCGATAAAATGGATTACCTCGTAAGTATGGCCAGCAACGACTTCATGCTGCAAGCACGCGCGGAAAAGCTGGCCGCCGAAGATCCTGAATTCAAACAATTCAAAGGAAAGACATTTCGTGGCAACATGAACACAACCACGATCCGCACTGCCAAAGGCAAAACGATCATGCTGCAGCACGACGTAACTTCCCCGCGCGTTTATTCCCGATTGCATGTGATCAGCGGCACAAAAGGGTCGGCTCAAAAATATCCATTACCCGAAGGTCCGGCCGGAACACCGGAAGGACGCATTGCGCAGGGGCATGAATGGCTCAAAGACGCGGAATTCAAAGCATTGGAACAAGAATACCAGCCGGAAATAGTCAAAAGAATTGGCGAGCTGGCAAAGAAAGTTGGCGGTCACGGCGGTATGGATTTCCTGATGGACTGGCGCCTGATCGATTGCCTCAGAAACGGCTTGCCGCTCGATCAGGACGTGTACGACGCGGCTTCATGGAGTGTCATCGCGCCATTGAGCGAATGGTCCGTTGCCCACCGTTCTAATTCCATCGACATTCCCGATTTCACTTCCGGCGCCTGGAAATCCAATAAGCCCGTGGACATTGCCCTTTCGCAAGGTGGAAATACGGGCGTGAAATCGTAA